The following proteins are encoded in a genomic region of Ostrea edulis chromosome 7, xbOstEdul1.1, whole genome shotgun sequence:
- the LOC130047885 gene encoding uncharacterized protein LOC130047885: MVVCDQDVLSNFSPPTNWRYLENDQDREETVSLEKTFYRAAVKEWTQGKSLGNIKTESFTTHHKRRPNTVDPFPRTVHETNQTIALLSTSIEEEKLQSRKFEKYLESLVDGTDMDQIDIANITNLPPLSMSEQREEVSVVSQNSLWDSVSDPEVSVWRY; the protein is encoded by the exons ATGGTTGTGTGTGATCAGGACGTCCTCTCTAACTTCAGCCCTCCTACTAATTGGCGTTATCTAGAGAATGACCAGGACAGAGAAG AGACTGTTTCTCTGGAGAAGACATTTTACAGAGCAGCCGTCAAGGAGTGGACCCAGGGAAAAAGTCTTGGGAATATTAAAACTGAGTCATTCACCACCCACCACAAAAGAAGGCCGAATACCGTGGACCCGTTTCCCAGAACAGTGCATGAAACCAATCAGACGATTGCTCTACTGTCGACAAGTATTGAGGAAGAAAAGCTCCAATCCAGAAAGTTTGAAAAGTACCTAGAAAGTTTGGTAGATGGAACAGACATGGATCAGATAGACATCGCAAATATCACAAATCTGCCTCCACTGAGCATGTCCGAACAAAGGGAGGAAGTGAGTGTGGTGTCCCAGAATTCCTTGTGGGACTCTGTGTCTGACCCCGAGGTCAGTGTGTGGAGATATTGA